One window from the genome of Corynebacterium sp. SCR221107 encodes:
- a CDS encoding mechanosensitive ion channel domain-containing protein yields the protein MPLPYILHSLWNWFIDTGFTLALLIVLAFLVPRFGRIAMRIVERQVADESVDESKTHLAFAGVAVYVAQVIAYFIIFVFALQQLGFSLAGAAIPATAASAAIGLGAQSIIADFLAGFFVLSEKQYGVGDWVRFEGGTTTVEGTVIQITMRATRIRTLAEETVIIPNSKAGVSINNSNYWSRAVVVMPIPLLGSHSIQEAIDRGGRAARKALARPEIAQEVLGELTVHDSVGVNPPATVGSPWTVSMRFLCQVKPGSQWMVERAIRTSLIDEFWAEYGSAPTQNGAVADTLHSVSATPTAASAPTLATGAAQPVVLPLNPDGTVAVSQGSASSLADVATTVFRAAAAPAEPSPASAPRSQDPDGFASATHSASASPKDQKNEVTTEHVQDPAADEGGINSAARKDIVRPQDESDAHLAASTAKPVPSDGNEPTPALLPEDSSQPFPETAAAASVPEAGAPQADSPDKEDAPLDEDENAPAAATGGRVRRGLVRILTVGGRTRVSTTILMIVFILLLVLKGLTLQTSESYDGKDGVLAPARTTTSSPQPAGTGTARPEATPSPTQAVAPTTASSGKATPGQQAPEASESTNTPATNDNGNGTGNSGREDRNTDDSDYFNTNTPTPAQATPTGAPTPEAGAGGTAGQSGETNNSGNSGASVASTP from the coding sequence ATGCCACTTCCGTATATTCTGCACAGCTTGTGGAATTGGTTCATCGACACCGGTTTCACTCTCGCCCTACTCATCGTGTTGGCGTTTCTGGTGCCGCGTTTCGGACGCATTGCCATGCGCATCGTGGAGCGCCAGGTCGCTGACGAAAGCGTCGATGAGTCGAAAACTCACCTCGCGTTCGCGGGCGTTGCAGTCTACGTGGCGCAGGTGATCGCCTACTTCATCATTTTCGTCTTCGCCCTACAACAGCTTGGCTTCTCCCTCGCCGGGGCGGCCATCCCAGCCACCGCGGCCTCTGCCGCCATCGGTCTTGGCGCACAGTCCATCATCGCCGACTTCCTCGCCGGCTTCTTCGTGTTGAGCGAGAAACAATACGGTGTGGGCGACTGGGTGCGCTTTGAGGGTGGCACCACCACCGTCGAGGGCACCGTTATCCAAATTACGATGCGCGCCACACGCATCAGGACCTTGGCCGAGGAGACGGTCATCATCCCCAATTCCAAGGCGGGCGTGTCCATTAATAACTCGAATTATTGGTCACGCGCCGTTGTCGTCATGCCGATCCCTTTGCTGGGTTCGCATTCCATCCAGGAAGCCATCGACCGTGGCGGGCGCGCGGCGCGCAAGGCTTTGGCCCGGCCCGAGATCGCGCAGGAGGTGCTCGGCGAGCTCACCGTCCACGATTCGGTGGGGGTCAATCCCCCGGCCACCGTTGGCTCCCCGTGGACTGTGTCCATGCGTTTTTTGTGCCAGGTCAAGCCGGGAAGCCAATGGATGGTCGAACGCGCCATCCGCACGAGCCTCATCGACGAATTCTGGGCCGAATACGGTTCCGCACCGACGCAAAACGGCGCGGTTGCTGACACCTTGCATTCCGTGTCCGCCACCCCCACGGCCGCATCCGCACCCACACTGGCGACTGGCGCCGCCCAACCGGTAGTCCTTCCGCTCAATCCCGATGGCACCGTGGCGGTTTCCCAGGGTTCCGCGTCGTCGCTTGCCGACGTCGCCACCACCGTTTTCCGCGCCGCTGCAGCCCCCGCCGAGCCATCCCCGGCGTCCGCGCCCCGCAGCCAAGACCCTGATGGCTTCGCTTCCGCAACCCACTCCGCTTCGGCCTCCCCCAAGGACCAAAAGAATGAAGTGACAACCGAGCACGTCCAAGACCCCGCGGCCGATGAGGGCGGTATCAACTCCGCGGCACGAAAAGACATCGTGCGTCCACAGGACGAAAGCGATGCGCACCTTGCAGCATCGACGGCAAAGCCTGTGCCTTCAGACGGGAACGAACCCACCCCCGCGCTACTGCCCGAGGACTCCAGTCAACCGTTCCCGGAGACCGCGGCCGCGGCATCGGTTCCCGAAGCGGGAGCACCGCAAGCTGATTCCCCCGACAAGGAGGATGCCCCCCTCGACGAAGACGAGAACGCACCCGCTGCTGCCACCGGCGGGCGTGTACGCCGTGGCTTGGTTCGCATCCTCACCGTCGGTGGCAGGACCCGCGTGTCCACGACGATCTTGATGATTGTCTTCATCCTCTTACTGGTTCTTAAAGGCCTCACGCTGCAGACCTCAGAGTCCTACGACGGCAAGGATGGCGTTCTCGCCCCGGCGCGCACCACTACCTCCTCGCCGCAACCCGCAGGCACCGGGACCGCGCGTCCCGAGGCCACGCCGAGCCCCACGCAGGCGGTTGCCCCTACCACCGCCAGCTCTGGGAAAGCCACCCCCGGGCAACAGGCACCGGAGGCGTCGGAAAGCACAAACACCCCCGCAACCAACGACAACGGAAACGGCACGGGCAACTCCGGCCGGGAGGATCGAAACACCGACGATTCTGACTACTTCAACACCAACACGCCAACGCCGGCGCAGGCAACTCCTACTGGCGCGCCAACCCCTGAGGCGGGCGCCGGCGGCACCGCGGGACAAAGCGGAGAGACTAATAATTCAGGAAACTCCGGGGCAAGCGTGGCCTCAACGCCCTAG
- a CDS encoding acetolactate synthase large subunit — protein MAASHQPTPATVAQRARQAQPERITGAQAIVRTLEELGTDLVFGLPGGAVLPLYDALYASTKLRHVLVRHEQGAGHAATGYAQATGRVGVCIATSGPGATNLVTPIADAMLDSVPMVAITGQVGRSLLGTDAFQEADIRGITMPVTKHNFMVTSPEQIPQAIAEAFHLASTGRPGPVLVDVPKDIQNAELDFVWPPKIDLPGYRPVTTPHNRPIEQAIKLIAEAKRPVLYIGGGVIKANASEQLMKFAETAGIPVVTTLMALGAFPDSHPLHMGMPGMHGSVPAVGALQKSDLLITIGARFDDRVTGDTESFAPDAKVIHADIDPAEIGKIRAVDVPIVGDAGEVLTALYEVFTQKLPHGIDISSWKDYLRDLQERFPRGYEESDDGMLEPQHVIRVLAEQVGPDAIYCAGVGQHQMWAAQFLDFEKPRTWLNSGGAGTMGYAIPAAMGAKAGCPEKEVWAIDGDGCFQMTNQELTTCTVEGFPIKVALINNGNLGMVRQWQTLFYDGHYSNTKLREHDEYMPDFLKLSEAQGCVAIRVTKEEEIIPAIEKAREINDRPVVIDFIVGEDAQVWPMVAAGNSNSEIQYARGLRPFFESDQSAGEEPDTIDEVMEKATETSLENNAASQATN, from the coding sequence GTGGCAGCTTCTCATCAGCCCACCCCCGCGACGGTTGCACAGCGCGCTCGTCAGGCGCAGCCAGAACGCATCACCGGCGCACAGGCTATCGTTCGCACTCTTGAGGAACTGGGCACCGATCTCGTATTCGGCCTCCCCGGTGGTGCCGTCCTTCCTCTCTATGACGCACTGTATGCCTCTACCAAGCTTCGCCATGTGCTCGTACGCCATGAGCAGGGTGCAGGCCATGCAGCAACGGGCTACGCGCAGGCAACCGGACGCGTAGGCGTGTGTATTGCAACCTCCGGACCCGGCGCAACCAACCTGGTCACCCCGATCGCTGACGCCATGCTTGACTCCGTGCCAATGGTGGCCATCACTGGTCAGGTGGGACGCAGCCTGCTGGGTACCGACGCCTTCCAGGAGGCCGACATCCGTGGTATCACCATGCCCGTGACCAAGCACAACTTCATGGTGACCAGCCCTGAGCAGATCCCGCAGGCCATCGCCGAGGCATTCCACCTGGCATCGACTGGTCGCCCTGGTCCGGTTCTGGTTGACGTTCCCAAGGACATCCAAAACGCTGAGTTGGATTTCGTGTGGCCGCCGAAGATCGACCTGCCAGGCTATCGTCCGGTCACCACGCCGCACAATCGCCCCATCGAGCAGGCCATCAAGCTCATCGCCGAAGCCAAGCGCCCAGTGCTTTACATCGGCGGTGGCGTTATCAAGGCGAATGCTTCCGAGCAGCTGATGAAGTTTGCCGAGACCGCCGGGATTCCAGTGGTGACCACCTTGATGGCCTTGGGTGCCTTCCCGGATTCCCACCCGCTGCACATGGGCATGCCAGGCATGCACGGCTCCGTCCCCGCTGTGGGCGCCCTGCAGAAGTCTGACCTGCTGATCACCATTGGCGCTCGTTTCGACGACCGCGTCACCGGCGACACGGAGTCCTTTGCCCCCGATGCCAAGGTCATTCACGCTGACATTGACCCCGCCGAGATCGGCAAGATCCGTGCCGTCGACGTCCCGATCGTCGGCGATGCCGGCGAGGTCCTCACCGCCTTGTATGAGGTATTCACCCAGAAGCTGCCGCACGGCATCGATATCAGTTCCTGGAAGGACTACCTGCGCGATCTGCAGGAGCGCTTCCCGCGCGGCTATGAGGAAAGCGATGATGGCATGCTCGAGCCGCAGCACGTCATCCGTGTTTTGGCCGAGCAGGTTGGCCCTGACGCCATCTATTGTGCAGGTGTGGGCCAGCACCAGATGTGGGCCGCACAGTTCCTTGACTTTGAAAAGCCCCGCACCTGGCTCAACTCCGGTGGCGCCGGCACGATGGGTTATGCCATCCCCGCCGCCATGGGCGCCAAGGCTGGCTGCCCGGAGAAAGAAGTCTGGGCCATCGACGGCGACGGCTGCTTCCAGATGACCAACCAGGAGCTGACCACCTGCACGGTGGAAGGCTTCCCGATTAAGGTCGCCTTGATTAACAACGGCAACCTGGGCATGGTGCGCCAGTGGCAGACCCTGTTCTACGACGGTCACTACTCCAACACCAAGCTGCGCGAGCACGATGAGTACATGCCGGACTTCCTCAAGCTGTCGGAGGCCCAGGGCTGCGTGGCGATTCGCGTGACCAAGGAAGAAGAGATCATCCCGGCTATCGAAAAGGCCCGCGAGATCAACGACCGTCCGGTGGTCATCGACTTTATCGTCGGTGAGGACGCTCAGGTCTGGCCGATGGTTGCTGCTGGCAATTCCAACTCCGAAATCCAGTACGCGCGTGGTCTGCGCCCGTTCTTCGAGTCTGATCAGTCAGCCGGCGAAGAGCCGGACACGATCGACGAGGTCATGGAGAAGGCCACCGAGACCTCCCTGGAAAACAACGCTGCATCTCAGGCAACGAACTAG
- the ilvN gene encoding acetolactate synthase small subunit yields MSQQEISRHILSVLVEDIDGIISRVSAMFTRRSFNLVSLVSGKTEIKGINRITIVVDADEVNIEQITKQLNKLIPVLKVVRLEEETTIARALMLVKVSADASNRPQVVDAANIFRARVVDVAPDSVVIEATGTKGKLNALLEVLEPFGIRELISSGQIALNRGPKTMAPNNR; encoded by the coding sequence ATGAGTCAGCAAGAAATCTCTCGCCACATCTTGAGCGTGCTCGTCGAAGACATCGACGGCATCATCTCCCGCGTGTCGGCTATGTTTACCCGCCGCAGTTTCAACTTGGTCTCCTTGGTCTCCGGCAAGACTGAGATCAAGGGAATCAACCGCATCACCATCGTTGTCGATGCCGATGAGGTCAACATCGAGCAGATCACCAAGCAGCTCAACAAGCTGATTCCGGTCCTCAAGGTGGTGCGCTTGGAGGAGGAGACCACCATCGCCCGCGCCCTTATGCTGGTGAAGGTCTCCGCGGATGCGTCCAACCGCCCGCAGGTGGTGGACGCGGCTAACATCTTCCGTGCCCGCGTCGTGGACGTTGCACCGGACTCGGTTGTCATCGAGGCCACCGGTACCAAGGGCAAGCTCAACGCCCTGCTGGAGGTGCTGGAGCCGTTCGGAATCCGTGAGCTGATTTCGTCCGGTCAGATCGCCTTGAACCGCGGTCCGAAGACGATGGCTCCCAATAATCGCTAA
- the ilvC gene encoding ketol-acid reductoisomerase, protein MAIDVYYDADADLSIVQGRKVAIIGYGSQGHAHAMNLRDSGVEVVIGLREGSKSAEKAKEAGFEVKSNAEAAKWADLIMILAPDTSQAQIFTEEIEPNLNPGDALFFSHGLNIHFGLIKPAADITVAMVAPKGPGHLVRRQFVDGKGVPALIAVAQDPQGNGHDLALSYAAAIGGARAGVIATTFREETETDLFGEQVVLCGGLEHLMMKGFEVLTEAGYAPEMAYFEVLHEMKLIVDLIWEGGISNMNYSISETAELGGYVAGPRIITPEVKENMKAVLADIQSGKFVQDMVNDVKAGQPELKRYREEIAAHPIESTGAKLRDMMSWVKHEITETA, encoded by the coding sequence ATGGCTATTGACGTCTACTACGACGCAGATGCTGACCTGTCCATCGTCCAGGGCCGTAAGGTTGCCATCATCGGTTACGGTTCTCAGGGCCACGCCCACGCAATGAACCTGCGTGACTCCGGCGTTGAGGTCGTCATCGGCCTGCGCGAGGGCTCCAAGTCTGCAGAAAAGGCCAAGGAGGCCGGCTTCGAGGTCAAGAGCAATGCTGAGGCTGCCAAGTGGGCAGACCTGATCATGATCCTGGCTCCTGATACCTCTCAGGCCCAGATCTTCACCGAGGAGATCGAGCCGAACCTGAACCCGGGCGATGCCCTGTTCTTCTCCCACGGACTCAACATCCACTTCGGTCTGATCAAGCCTGCTGCGGACATCACCGTTGCCATGGTTGCTCCGAAGGGCCCGGGCCACCTGGTTCGTCGCCAGTTCGTCGACGGCAAGGGCGTTCCTGCTTTGATCGCTGTGGCACAGGATCCGCAGGGCAACGGCCATGACCTGGCGCTGTCCTACGCTGCCGCCATCGGTGGTGCACGCGCAGGCGTTATCGCCACCACCTTCCGCGAGGAGACCGAGACCGACCTGTTCGGCGAGCAGGTTGTCCTCTGCGGTGGCCTGGAGCACCTGATGATGAAGGGCTTCGAGGTTCTGACCGAGGCTGGCTACGCACCCGAGATGGCCTACTTCGAGGTTCTGCACGAGATGAAGCTGATCGTCGACCTCATCTGGGAGGGCGGCATCTCCAACATGAACTACTCCATCTCTGAGACCGCTGAGCTGGGTGGCTACGTTGCCGGCCCGCGCATCATCACCCCTGAGGTCAAGGAGAACATGAAGGCTGTTCTCGCGGACATCCAGTCCGGCAAGTTCGTCCAGGACATGGTCAACGACGTCAAGGCTGGCCAGCCGGAGCTCAAGCGCTACCGCGAGGAGATCGCTGCTCACCCAATCGAGTCCACCGGCGCCAAGCTGCGCGACATGATGAGCTGGGTCAAGCACGAAATCACCGAAACGGCATAA
- a CDS encoding cation diffusion facilitator family transporter, with translation MSQPQSGAPGAQEHGGSSHDHAHSHGHTHSHGHDHDHVPQGMRALLTVLVFTSVIFVVEVVGGLLSGSLALLSDAMHMLGDSTGLIVAAVAIALGRRKRSTVATYGHKRFEILATVLNAAAVSAISVWIVVEAISRLRSGDVVDTTMMLIVGAVGLVANIFGALVLHGHRDEGLNIEGAFLHVLVDLCGSIAVIAAALVMRYTGVVWADTVASLIIAALILPRSLKLLGKSVNVLLERVPEGVDITAIEAELRQIPGVVSVHDMHVWSLDGQELLATCHVVVDQLARDIHGCGVLDIAQHVLSENGIAHSTIQMESVAHGGHEVCCEDVTGQTG, from the coding sequence ATGTCCCAGCCTCAATCAGGTGCCCCCGGCGCGCAGGAACACGGCGGTTCCTCGCATGACCATGCCCATTCCCACGGGCATACTCATTCGCATGGGCACGATCATGATCATGTGCCTCAGGGGATGCGGGCGCTGTTGACCGTGCTCGTGTTCACTAGCGTGATTTTCGTGGTCGAGGTCGTCGGTGGCCTTCTTTCGGGCTCGTTGGCGCTGCTGTCCGACGCCATGCACATGCTGGGGGATTCCACTGGGTTGATCGTGGCGGCGGTGGCGATTGCCTTGGGACGACGCAAGCGCAGCACGGTGGCAACCTACGGGCACAAGCGTTTCGAGATCCTTGCGACAGTGCTCAACGCCGCGGCAGTCAGCGCGATTTCGGTGTGGATTGTGGTGGAGGCTATCTCGCGGCTTCGCAGCGGAGACGTGGTGGATACCACGATGATGCTCATAGTCGGCGCGGTGGGGCTTGTTGCCAATATTTTCGGGGCGCTCGTTTTGCACGGGCACCGCGACGAGGGGCTCAACATCGAGGGCGCTTTCCTCCACGTGCTCGTTGACCTGTGTGGTTCGATCGCGGTGATCGCCGCAGCCCTGGTCATGCGCTATACGGGCGTGGTGTGGGCAGATACGGTCGCCTCATTGATTATCGCCGCGCTGATTTTGCCGCGATCGCTGAAGCTGTTGGGCAAGTCCGTCAACGTGTTACTGGAGCGGGTTCCAGAAGGAGTGGACATCACTGCGATTGAGGCGGAACTGCGGCAGATCCCCGGGGTGGTTTCCGTGCATGACATGCACGTGTGGTCTTTGGACGGCCAAGAGCTGTTGGCCACCTGCCACGTGGTGGTCGATCAGTTGGCGCGCGATATTCATGGTTGCGGCGTGCTAGACATTGCCCAGCATGTCCTTTCCGAAAATGGCATTGCTCATTCCACGATTCAGATGGAATCGGTAGCCCACGGCGGGCACGAGGTCTGTTGTGAGGACGTCACCGGCCAGACCGGCTAG
- a CDS encoding GmrSD restriction endonuclease domain-containing protein, with protein sequence MAFSTPSYDLIDLFNRIDRGDLQLPDFQRSFRWDVDRIRSLLVTVLRGYPMGSFMALDVRNEPPRFKSRPIAGAPDTGEQPGLLLLDGQQRLTTLYQCLRGDGIVESTDFRNKKVRRKFYVDVNKAVSADVLPDEAVIATDADGYIMTHFGPELPGGLLNRAAELAAGLLPVSELLSDSGTDLLFDLADGAEEGQRERTKRFNNAVLKPLVRYSVPMIRLDRGTAQEGIGSIFAQANSHGLQMDVFDLLTAVFKLEDENFSLKKDWEDIEDQLRLFPALNGIGQTEFLTAVALHVTAKKGHADAHREAIVNLKLAEYQQARRIMLAAFKETAEFLSERCMHTTSQVPYTAQLIPLAVIIALLTQDPSILARQSAWDRLNRWFWCGVFGELYGAPTATVRAATDVEEVTAWVAASVTGAEAQVPRSVRDARFIESRLLSAGPNSGLYKGIYALLMGRGARDWRTGSVFDRGTFFDLGVHFRQIFPARWCADNGIDPVLAESVLNRTPMGRRTYVMVEDSSPARYLYRLQSKALMDDAEFDAVLGSHLCDANLLLAARAEEFFRDRRRRFVEMIEQAMDSKAVRDVNEHDLRAGEEGPAAFVAEVES encoded by the coding sequence ATGGCTTTTTCAACCCCTAGCTACGATCTCATCGACTTGTTCAATCGCATCGATCGAGGCGATCTGCAGCTTCCGGACTTTCAGCGAAGCTTTCGGTGGGACGTGGATCGGATTCGCTCCCTGCTGGTGACTGTGCTGCGTGGCTACCCCATGGGTTCCTTCATGGCGTTGGACGTGCGCAATGAGCCGCCACGGTTCAAGTCACGACCGATTGCAGGCGCACCGGATACCGGTGAGCAACCCGGCCTTTTGCTTCTCGACGGGCAGCAGCGCCTGACCACCTTGTACCAGTGCCTGCGCGGCGATGGCATCGTGGAAAGCACCGATTTCCGCAACAAGAAGGTCCGTCGCAAGTTCTATGTCGACGTCAACAAGGCTGTCTCCGCCGATGTGCTTCCCGACGAGGCGGTTATCGCCACCGACGCTGACGGCTATATCATGACCCATTTCGGTCCGGAACTACCCGGCGGCCTGCTCAACCGCGCGGCCGAGCTCGCAGCAGGGTTGCTCCCGGTCTCGGAGCTGCTGTCGGACTCCGGCACCGATCTTCTCTTTGATCTCGCCGATGGTGCCGAGGAGGGGCAGCGCGAGCGCACCAAGCGCTTCAATAACGCCGTGCTCAAGCCTTTGGTGCGTTATTCCGTACCCATGATTCGCCTTGATCGTGGCACCGCGCAAGAGGGCATCGGCTCGATTTTTGCCCAGGCCAATAGCCACGGCCTCCAGATGGATGTCTTCGATTTGCTCACCGCGGTGTTCAAGCTTGAGGATGAGAACTTCTCCTTGAAGAAGGATTGGGAAGACATTGAGGATCAGCTGCGCTTGTTCCCAGCACTCAACGGTATTGGGCAAACGGAGTTCCTCACGGCTGTTGCCTTGCACGTGACGGCCAAGAAGGGGCATGCCGACGCCCACCGTGAGGCAATCGTCAACCTCAAGCTTGCCGAATATCAGCAAGCGCGGCGTATCATGCTCGCTGCATTCAAGGAGACCGCGGAGTTTCTCAGTGAGCGCTGCATGCACACCACCTCCCAGGTGCCTTACACCGCCCAGTTGATTCCTTTGGCGGTGATCATCGCGCTGTTGACGCAAGATCCATCGATTTTGGCGCGACAATCGGCGTGGGATCGCCTCAACCGATGGTTCTGGTGCGGAGTCTTCGGCGAGCTTTACGGCGCCCCCACTGCTACTGTGCGCGCGGCCACCGATGTGGAGGAGGTTACCGCGTGGGTCGCAGCGAGCGTAACCGGGGCAGAAGCTCAGGTGCCACGCTCGGTGCGCGACGCGCGATTTATCGAGTCGCGCCTGCTCAGCGCCGGGCCAAACTCCGGGCTGTACAAGGGCATTTATGCCCTGCTCATGGGGCGTGGGGCGCGCGATTGGCGTACCGGGTCGGTGTTTGATCGCGGCACCTTCTTCGACCTTGGTGTCCACTTCCGTCAGATATTCCCGGCGCGGTGGTGTGCGGACAACGGTATCGACCCAGTGCTTGCAGAATCGGTTCTCAACCGGACGCCAATGGGGCGGCGCACCTACGTCATGGTGGAGGATTCCTCACCGGCGCGTTATCTTTATCGCCTGCAGTCAAAGGCGCTCATGGACGACGCCGAGTTCGATGCCGTGTTGGGCAGTCACCTGTGTGACGCGAACCTGCTGCTGGCGGCACGCGCGGAGGAGTTCTTCCGCGACCGGCGACGCCGTTTCGTTGAGATGATCGAGCAGGCGATGGATTCCAAGGCCGTGCGTGACGTTAACGAGCACGACCTTCGCGCCGGTGAGGAAGGCCCGGCGGCCTTCGTCGCGGAGGTGGAAAGCTAG
- the serA gene encoding phosphoglycerate dehydrogenase, with translation MSQNGLPVVLIADKLAQSTVDALGDKVEVRWVDGPNRPELLAAVPEADALLVRSATTVDEEVLAAATNLKIVGRAGVGLDNVDIAAATERGVMVVNAPTSNIHSACEHAISLLLATARQIPAADKTLRDGEWKRSAFKGVEILGKTVGIVGFGHIGQLFAQRLAAFETEIIAYDPYANPARAAQLGVKLVELEELVAQADFVTIHLPKTKETAGMFDAELLAKAKKGQIIINAARGGLVDEQALADAIKSGHIRGAGFDVFATEPCTDSPLFDLPEVVVTPHLGASTEEAQDRAGTDVAASVLKALAGEFVADAVNVSGGRVGEEVAGWLDLARKLGLVAGHLLDGFPVALEVEARGELSTEQVDVLGLSALRGLFSGIIEEQVTFVNAPRIAEERGVEVKVTTASESVSHRSVLEVKAIGADGKTASVIGALTALGQVEKIVRINGRGVDLRAEGRNLFFSYTDAPGALGKVGTRLGAANINIEAAALTQEAEGDGAILVLRVNQEVPEALVKEIADELGATALQIDLDS, from the coding sequence GTGAGCCAGAATGGCCTTCCTGTCGTTCTCATTGCCGATAAGCTAGCGCAGTCCACCGTGGACGCGCTCGGAGACAAGGTGGAGGTGCGCTGGGTCGACGGTCCGAACCGTCCCGAGCTGCTCGCCGCCGTTCCAGAGGCAGACGCACTGCTCGTGCGTTCCGCAACCACTGTTGACGAGGAAGTCCTCGCCGCAGCCACCAACCTCAAGATCGTCGGCCGTGCAGGCGTCGGTCTGGACAACGTTGACATCGCTGCCGCTACCGAGCGCGGCGTCATGGTCGTCAACGCTCCTACCTCGAACATCCACTCTGCTTGTGAGCATGCCATCTCTTTGCTGCTGGCTACTGCGCGCCAGATTCCGGCCGCCGACAAGACCTTGCGCGACGGCGAGTGGAAGCGTTCCGCTTTCAAGGGTGTTGAGATCCTGGGCAAGACCGTCGGCATCGTCGGCTTCGGCCACATCGGACAGCTGTTCGCACAGCGCCTGGCCGCCTTCGAGACCGAGATCATCGCATACGATCCCTACGCCAATCCTGCCCGCGCAGCACAGCTGGGCGTGAAGCTGGTTGAGCTGGAGGAACTGGTGGCACAGGCTGACTTCGTCACCATCCACCTGCCCAAGACCAAGGAAACCGCCGGCATGTTCGATGCCGAGCTGCTGGCGAAGGCCAAGAAGGGCCAGATCATCATCAACGCCGCCCGCGGCGGCTTGGTCGATGAGCAGGCGTTGGCCGATGCCATCAAGTCTGGCCACATCCGTGGCGCAGGCTTCGACGTTTTCGCCACCGAGCCGTGCACGGACTCCCCGCTGTTCGACCTTCCTGAGGTCGTCGTCACCCCGCACCTGGGCGCATCCACCGAGGAGGCACAGGACCGCGCCGGCACCGATGTTGCCGCTTCCGTGCTCAAGGCTCTGGCAGGAGAGTTCGTCGCAGACGCCGTGAACGTCTCCGGCGGTCGCGTTGGGGAAGAGGTTGCTGGCTGGCTGGATCTGGCCCGCAAGCTGGGTCTGGTTGCAGGCCACTTGCTCGACGGCTTCCCGGTTGCCCTCGAGGTCGAGGCCCGCGGCGAGCTGTCCACCGAGCAGGTTGACGTGCTGGGTCTGTCCGCATTGCGCGGACTGTTCTCCGGCATCATCGAGGAGCAGGTTACCTTCGTTAACGCACCTCGCATCGCCGAGGAGCGCGGTGTTGAGGTCAAGGTGACCACCGCTTCTGAGTCCGTATCCCACCGCAGCGTCCTCGAAGTCAAGGCCATCGGCGCGGACGGGAAGACCGCCTCCGTCATCGGTGCGCTGACCGCACTCGGCCAGGTGGAGAAGATCGTTCGCATCAACGGCCGCGGCGTCGACCTGCGTGCGGAGGGTCGCAACCTGTTCTTCTCCTACACCGATGCCCCAGGCGCTCTGGGCAAGGTCGGTACCCGCCTAGGTGCAGCCAACATCAACATCGAGGCTGCTGCCTTGACCCAGGAGGCCGAAGGCGATGGCGCCATCCTCGTCCTGCGTGTCAACCAGGAAGTTCCTGAGGCACTGGTCAAGGAGATCGCTGACGAGCTGGGTGCAACCGCGCTTCAGATCGACCTGGATTCCTAA